The Acidicapsa acidisoli genome window below encodes:
- a CDS encoding TonB-dependent receptor yields MQNFRRNDMQAGGRTARTSLPWVAVTQNIPAKRAAKPMRFCITLLVFVFCVSFIGWAQQITGSIVGTVKDQQGALVTTATVTATNTQTALVRSVQVNGQGEYRIDYLPVGTYSLQADATGFQRYMQQNIVLTVDQTQTLDVTMEVGSESQTVTITGAPPEVDTSSAELGRTISPTEIIGLPLVNRDAYEELSLIPGVMANNFSQQSDPSGVANFNLGVPAADVQINGSTDGGVGQVSFYLDGGLNMSALRDYGQQLPNPDALEEFRVETSNFSAQYGRGSSAVVTAITKSGTNQFHGALFEFNRNTDLNAFPWNAPKNAQGQFINAPYHRNNFGGVIGGPIKKDKAFFFFSYGGLRQVIGAYVSGGRLPTAAERLGDFTGDTYTVYMPGTKTQANGINSAPNCLVAKPNCIPIALLDQTATNITSGKNPQATIPLPNTPNSSGAMVDWTGYFTGPTVDNEYVGKYDEALGTSDHLSASYFYIRTTQDVFGSGNIAPWVSVESFTSQTNANISEIHPFSANTINQAWVSFSRAGGGRLPQPGISIQQLGSAYTVEGPPSLPDLVVSGDFTAGNSNTGPVSVSDFYSFRDSVSMTRGKHTLSFGAEEALEKSMIVADTENYGVFTFNSSAPTTTGNAMSDFMTGMVSSLLQATPYNMRLSAWHTGVYLQDNYRITPRFTANLGIRWDFDTPPVESENRTATFVPSEAQSTSNPAGTESTVSPTAPPGMFFPGDPGVPRGITTMRWHHVSPRAGVAWDVFGNGKTALHAAAGVFYGGVSGNEWGQPSNAAPFAIEATWGSVNSLSNPYAPTMVNGTPSSLPNGNPFPYYYTPQHPNFVYPASSVITDAKTMQWPFTYQFNASYQQQLPLHMVATVAYAGTISRDVPIFVDANYAPYVPGLAGENSGAAGPGGYNARRPYDQNSTGTGTLGEDQQLVSNQSASYHSLQVSVNRSMTHNLMLSGFYVWSHALESANIAADGIGTAQDWNNLWEERGPMSDDRRNVAAISGIWNIDYFTGSNFVMKNLLNGWRISPIYYIQSGEPTQAATGSDNNDDSQNSNRPDLVPGVSPTLNPHRNRSAAAAEWFNTAAFVANGPGVPGGIGPGGADGNEPMGGLRAPGYRDVDLGVFRDFKLERGAIFQLRGEANNVFNLVNLNPPSVTGPPPTVGAAPSSSTFGVITSALSPRIIQVGARLTF; encoded by the coding sequence ATGCAAAATTTCAGGAGGAACGACATGCAGGCAGGCGGTCGAACAGCAAGAACATCTCTTCCCTGGGTCGCCGTCACGCAAAACATTCCAGCAAAGCGAGCAGCGAAACCCATGAGGTTTTGCATCACGCTGCTCGTTTTTGTATTCTGCGTGAGTTTCATCGGATGGGCACAACAAATCACCGGCTCCATTGTGGGAACGGTCAAGGACCAGCAGGGTGCGTTGGTGACGACTGCCACTGTGACCGCGACCAACACGCAGACCGCGCTCGTTCGTTCCGTGCAAGTAAACGGCCAGGGTGAATACCGCATCGATTACCTTCCCGTGGGTACGTACAGCCTCCAGGCGGATGCGACGGGTTTCCAGCGGTACATGCAGCAGAACATCGTGTTGACTGTCGACCAGACACAAACGCTGGATGTGACGATGGAAGTGGGCTCTGAGAGCCAGACGGTTACTATCACCGGGGCGCCGCCGGAGGTGGATACGAGCAGCGCGGAGCTGGGCAGAACCATCAGCCCAACGGAGATCATCGGCCTTCCGCTGGTTAATCGCGATGCGTATGAGGAACTGTCGCTCATACCCGGCGTCATGGCCAACAACTTTAGCCAGCAGAGCGACCCATCGGGCGTGGCTAACTTCAACCTCGGCGTGCCTGCGGCGGATGTGCAGATCAACGGCTCCACCGATGGCGGCGTTGGGCAGGTGAGCTTTTATCTGGATGGCGGGCTGAACATGTCGGCACTCCGCGACTACGGACAGCAGTTGCCAAACCCGGACGCACTGGAAGAGTTTCGCGTGGAGACGAGCAATTTTTCGGCCCAGTACGGGCGCGGCTCCTCCGCAGTGGTCACGGCGATCACCAAGTCGGGAACCAATCAGTTTCACGGGGCGCTGTTTGAGTTCAACCGCAATACCGATCTCAACGCCTTTCCGTGGAACGCGCCCAAGAATGCGCAGGGGCAGTTTATCAATGCGCCGTACCACCGCAACAACTTCGGCGGTGTGATTGGCGGCCCCATCAAGAAGGATAAGGCGTTCTTCTTCTTCAGCTATGGTGGTCTGCGGCAAGTGATTGGAGCATACGTAAGTGGCGGCAGGCTACCCACGGCTGCCGAGCGTCTGGGCGACTTTACCGGGGATACTTATACGGTCTACATGCCCGGCACCAAGACGCAGGCGAACGGAATCAACAGTGCACCCAACTGCCTGGTTGCGAAGCCGAATTGCATTCCCATCGCCCTGCTGGACCAGACCGCGACCAACATTACGTCGGGGAAAAATCCCCAGGCGACGATTCCGCTGCCCAACACCCCCAACAGTTCGGGAGCGATGGTGGACTGGACGGGCTACTTCACCGGTCCGACAGTCGACAACGAGTATGTTGGCAAATACGACGAAGCACTGGGCACAAGCGATCATCTCTCGGCGAGCTACTTCTACATCCGCACAACGCAAGACGTTTTCGGAAGCGGCAACATCGCCCCGTGGGTGAGCGTGGAGTCCTTCACCAGCCAGACGAACGCGAACATCAGCGAGATCCACCCCTTCAGCGCGAACACGATCAATCAGGCGTGGGTTAGCTTTTCGCGGGCCGGAGGCGGACGTCTCCCGCAGCCCGGGATCAGCATCCAGCAACTGGGCTCGGCGTATACCGTAGAGGGGCCGCCGTCGTTGCCTGATTTGGTCGTATCCGGCGATTTCACGGCCGGCAATAGCAACACCGGGCCGGTAAGCGTCTCGGATTTCTATTCGTTCCGCGACAGTGTGAGCATGACCAGGGGCAAACACACCCTCTCCTTTGGCGCCGAGGAGGCGCTCGAAAAGAGTATGATCGTCGCCGACACCGAGAACTACGGGGTTTTCACTTTTAATAGTTCCGCTCCCACAACCACCGGCAATGCGATGTCCGACTTCATGACCGGCATGGTTTCCTCGCTGCTGCAGGCCACCCCGTACAATATGCGGTTAAGCGCGTGGCATACGGGGGTGTACTTGCAGGACAACTACCGCATCACGCCGCGGTTCACGGCCAACCTGGGCATCCGATGGGACTTTGACACCCCGCCGGTGGAGTCGGAGAATCGTACGGCGACATTCGTTCCCAGCGAGGCGCAGTCCACGAGCAATCCGGCAGGCACCGAGTCGACGGTCTCTCCCACCGCGCCTCCGGGCATGTTCTTTCCGGGTGATCCGGGCGTGCCGCGCGGCATCACGACCATGAGGTGGCATCATGTCTCGCCGCGCGCGGGCGTGGCGTGGGATGTGTTTGGCAACGGCAAGACCGCGTTACACGCAGCCGCAGGCGTTTTCTACGGCGGCGTATCCGGGAACGAATGGGGACAGCCGAGCAATGCCGCCCCATTCGCGATTGAAGCTACCTGGGGCTCCGTGAACTCGCTGTCGAATCCCTACGCGCCCACGATGGTGAATGGGACTCCGTCTTCATTGCCCAACGGAAACCCCTTCCCGTACTACTACACTCCGCAGCACCCGAACTTCGTGTACCCGGCGAGCAGCGTGATCACCGACGCAAAAACCATGCAATGGCCCTTCACGTACCAGTTCAACGCTTCGTATCAGCAACAACTGCCGCTACATATGGTGGCGACGGTCGCCTACGCAGGCACGATATCGCGCGATGTTCCGATATTTGTCGACGCCAATTATGCTCCCTACGTGCCCGGATTGGCCGGTGAAAACTCCGGCGCCGCGGGACCAGGCGGCTACAACGCGCGGCGTCCATACGATCAGAACTCGACAGGGACGGGAACCCTGGGTGAGGACCAACAGCTCGTCTCTAACCAGAGCGCTTCGTATCATTCGCTTCAGGTGTCGGTGAACCGGTCGATGACGCATAACCTCATGCTCAGCGGATTCTATGTATGGAGCCATGCTCTGGAAAGCGCCAACATCGCCGCGGACGGAATAGGAACTGCCCAGGATTGGAACAACCTGTGGGAGGAACGCGGTCCGATGAGCGACGACCGGCGCAACGTGGCCGCCATCTCCGGCATATGGAATATCGACTACTTCACAGGGTCGAATTTCGTAATGAAGAACCTGCTCAACGGCTGGAGGATCTCGCCGATCTACTACATCCAGAGCGGGGAGCCGACCCAAGCCGCTACCGGCTCCGACAATAACGACGATAGCCAAAACTCCAACCGCCCCGATCTGGTTCCAGGCGTCAGTCCTACCCTGAATCCTCACCGCAACCGCAGTGCAGCGGCAGCCGAGTGGTTTAACACAGCAGCCTTCGTCGCCAACGGCCCCGGCGTGC